The following proteins are encoded in a genomic region of Shinella zoogloeoides:
- a CDS encoding helix-turn-helix transcriptional regulator, with translation MRDPDNMLAQQGRSPEFLSSATIEAVQTEYEVLHLMRQCAGHFGFSHFMVARFPANDQQRFAERLLVSNWPAELVRKYDAMSLFHVSRLAVDTGMTKLPVQGDSALMAPADWENAQAGEAIALAESHGLSASTAFLLHSTTADPYLMVFSGTRAPLARPELAELHFAALQLFECLEKTFVAVTAGREKLSSREVECLRWAAAGKSSDEIAIILGISVYTVSSYFKSATRKLQAVNRMQAIAIALRLRLI, from the coding sequence ATGAGAGACCCAGACAACATGCTCGCGCAGCAGGGCCGGTCGCCAGAGTTCCTCTCCTCGGCCACTATCGAGGCGGTGCAGACCGAATACGAGGTGCTGCACCTCATGCGCCAGTGCGCCGGCCATTTCGGCTTCAGCCATTTCATGGTCGCGCGCTTCCCGGCGAACGATCAGCAGCGGTTCGCCGAGCGCCTGCTCGTCAGCAACTGGCCGGCGGAACTCGTGCGCAAATACGATGCGATGAGCCTCTTCCATGTCAGCCGGCTGGCGGTCGATACCGGCATGACCAAGCTGCCGGTGCAGGGCGACAGCGCGCTCATGGCACCCGCCGATTGGGAAAACGCGCAGGCCGGCGAGGCGATCGCGCTCGCCGAGAGCCATGGCCTTTCCGCCTCGACGGCCTTCCTCCTGCATTCGACGACGGCCGATCCCTACCTGATGGTGTTTTCCGGAACGCGCGCACCGCTCGCCCGGCCGGAGCTGGCGGAGCTGCATTTCGCCGCCCTCCAGCTTTTCGAATGCCTGGAAAAGACCTTCGTCGCCGTGACGGCCGGGCGCGAAAAGCTCTCCAGTCGCGAGGTCGAGTGCCTGCGCTGGGCGGCGGCCGGCAAGAGCAGCGACGAGATTGCCATCATCCTCGGCATCTCGGTCTATACGGTGAGCAGCTACTTCAAGAGCGCGACCCGCAAGCTGCAGGCCGTCAACCGCATGCAGGCCATCGCCATCGCCCTGCGGCTCCGGCTCATCTGA
- a CDS encoding DUF1153 domain-containing protein, which produces MTDLIRPRVKYVIGPDGSPLTIADLPPANTRRWVIRRKAEVVAAVRGGLLSLEEACERYTLTVEEFLSWQSSINDHGLAGLRTTRIQQYRH; this is translated from the coding sequence ATGACCGATCTGATACGACCCCGCGTTAAATACGTCATCGGCCCCGATGGCAGCCCCCTGACGATCGCCGATCTGCCGCCGGCCAATACGCGGCGCTGGGTGATTCGCCGGAAGGCCGAAGTCGTCGCCGCCGTGCGCGGTGGCCTTCTCAGCCTCGAAGAAGCCTGCGAACGCTATACTTTGACGGTCGAAGAATTCCTGTCCTGGCAGTCCTCCATCAACGATCATGGCCTTGCCGGCCTGCGCACCACGCGCATCCAGCAGTACCGCCACTAG
- a CDS encoding GNAT family N-acetyltransferase, giving the protein MDILHEDSGTKGRYYAVIEGHEGEMTYSRASPQLIIIDHTGVPDALRGKGVGQALAAHAVEEARKGGWKIMPLCPFFRAQAMRHKEWHDVVNL; this is encoded by the coding sequence ATGGACATCCTGCACGAAGACAGCGGCACGAAGGGCCGCTACTATGCGGTCATCGAGGGGCATGAGGGGGAAATGACCTATTCCCGCGCCTCCCCGCAGCTCATCATCATCGACCATACCGGCGTGCCGGACGCCTTGCGCGGCAAGGGCGTCGGCCAGGCGCTGGCGGCCCATGCCGTGGAAGAGGCCCGCAAGGGCGGCTGGAAGATCATGCCGCTCTGCCCGTTCTTCCGGGCGCAGGCCATGCGCCACAAGGAATGGCACGACGTCGTCAATCTCTGA
- a CDS encoding flagellar export protein FliJ — protein sequence MKSRESLVRLKEFQVKDKRRQLAQLQLMMSEFERMSKELESQIAIEEKKSGITDPGHFAYPTFAKAARQRSDNLQVSIRELKVQQDAAELALEEAEAEFAKASALEERDNAVRMRA from the coding sequence ATGAAGTCGCGTGAGAGCCTAGTTCGCCTGAAGGAATTTCAGGTGAAAGACAAGAGACGGCAGCTGGCACAGCTTCAGTTGATGATGTCCGAATTCGAACGGATGTCGAAGGAACTGGAAAGCCAGATCGCCATCGAAGAGAAGAAATCCGGGATCACCGATCCGGGCCACTTCGCTTATCCCACCTTTGCAAAGGCGGCGCGGCAACGCTCCGACAATCTTCAGGTCTCCATCCGGGAACTGAAGGTGCAGCAGGACGCGGCCGAACTGGCGCTGGAAGAGGCGGAGGCGGAATTCGCCAAGGCTTCGGCGCTGGAAGAGCGCGACAACGCGGTCCGGATGCGCGCCTGA
- the ctrA gene encoding response regulator transcription factor CtrA, with product MRVLLIEDDSATAQSIELMLKSESFNVYTTDLGEEGVDLGKLYDYDIILLDLNLPDMSGYEVLRTLRLSKVKTPILILSGMAGIEDKVRGLGFGADDYMTKPFHKDELVARIHAIVRRSKGHAQSVISTGELIVNLDAKTVEVGGQRVHLTGKEYQMLELLSLRKGTTLTKEMFLNHLYGGMDEPELKIIDVFICKLRKKLANAAGGANYIETVWGRGYVLREPEGGDYLESA from the coding sequence ATGCGGGTTCTACTCATTGAGGACGATAGCGCGACAGCGCAGAGCATCGAACTGATGCTGAAGTCCGAAAGTTTTAATGTGTATACCACCGACCTCGGCGAGGAAGGTGTCGATCTGGGCAAGTTGTACGATTACGACATCATCCTGCTCGACCTGAACCTCCCCGACATGTCGGGTTACGAGGTCCTGCGCACGCTGCGCCTGTCCAAGGTCAAGACGCCGATCCTCATCCTCTCCGGCATGGCCGGCATCGAGGACAAGGTGCGCGGCCTCGGCTTCGGCGCCGACGACTACATGACGAAGCCCTTCCACAAGGACGAGCTCGTCGCCCGTATCCACGCCATCGTGCGCCGCTCCAAGGGCCATGCCCAGTCGGTCATCTCGACGGGCGAGCTCATCGTCAACCTCGACGCCAAGACCGTCGAAGTCGGTGGCCAGCGCGTGCACCTGACGGGCAAGGAATACCAGATGCTCGAGCTGCTCTCGCTGCGCAAGGGCACCACGCTCACCAAGGAAATGTTCCTCAACCACCTTTACGGCGGCATGGACGAGCCGGAACTGAAGATCATCGACGTCTTCATCTGCAAGCTGCGCAAGAAGCTGGCCAACGCCGCCGGCGGCGCGAACTACATCGAGACGGTCTGGGGCCGCGGCTACGTGCTGCGCGAGCCCGAAGGCGGCGACTATCTCGAAAGCGCCTGA
- a CDS encoding response regulator, which produces MQRLMIADGSDVVRKVGKRILSGFDFLVLEASSSLEALVRCEAELPNILIVDSTMDGALELISNVRNLPQGKSVRIYYCVVEADLKKMMMGKRAGADDFLLKPFDRKILTQVFGNLSIAA; this is translated from the coding sequence ATGCAGCGGTTGATGATCGCCGACGGTTCCGATGTCGTCCGTAAGGTCGGCAAGCGTATTCTTTCCGGTTTCGATTTCCTCGTGCTGGAAGCCTCGAGCTCGCTTGAGGCGCTGGTGCGCTGCGAAGCCGAACTGCCCAACATCCTGATCGTCGATTCCACCATGGACGGCGCGCTCGAGCTGATCAGCAACGTGCGCAACCTGCCGCAGGGCAAGTCCGTGCGCATCTATTATTGCGTGGTCGAGGCCGACCTCAAGAAGATGATGATGGGCAAGCGCGCCGGCGCCGACGACTTCCTGCTGAAGCCGTTCGACCGGAAGATCCTGACCCAGGTCTTCGGCAATCTTTCGATCGCCGCCTGA
- the chpT gene encoding histidine phosphotransferase ChpT: MAKNPNLTLTGPDLAALLCSRVCHDVISPVGAINNGLELLDEGGADAEAMDLIRASALNASVRLKFARLAFGASGSVGASIDTGEAEKAARDFAAAEKKTEITWTGPRAIVAKNRVKLLLNLFLIAYGAIPRGGSIDVTLENPEFDAVFKLAVKGRMLRVPPKFMEILSGTPEEAVDAHSIQPYYTVLLADEAGMELDVTVHPEEIVFSARMVAASE, translated from the coding sequence ATGGCGAAAAATCCGAACCTTACGCTGACCGGTCCCGATCTGGCAGCGCTTCTGTGCAGCCGCGTCTGCCATGACGTCATCTCGCCCGTCGGAGCGATCAACAATGGCCTGGAACTGCTCGACGAGGGCGGTGCCGACGCCGAGGCGATGGATCTCATCCGCGCCAGCGCCCTCAACGCCTCCGTGCGCCTGAAATTCGCGCGCCTCGCCTTCGGCGCGTCCGGCTCGGTCGGCGCCTCGATCGATACGGGCGAGGCGGAAAAGGCGGCGCGCGACTTCGCGGCGGCCGAGAAGAAGACGGAGATCACCTGGACGGGGCCCCGCGCCATCGTCGCGAAGAACCGGGTCAAGCTGCTGCTCAACCTGTTCCTCATCGCCTATGGCGCGATCCCGCGCGGCGGCTCGATCGACGTGACGCTGGAAAACCCGGAATTCGACGCGGTGTTCAAGCTCGCCGTGAAGGGCCGCATGCTGCGCGTGCCGCCGAAGTTCATGGAAATCCTTTCCGGCACGCCGGAAGAGGCGGTCGACGCGCATTCCATCCAGCCCTACTACACGGTTCTGCTCGCCGACGAGGCGGGAATGGAGCTCGACGTGACGGTGCATCCCGAAGAGATCGTCTTCTCCGCCCGCATGGTTGCGGCATCGGAATGA
- a CDS encoding DUF1134 domain-containing protein, with amino-acid sequence MAISHLVTKVLGLAAAACMTLFFALPAAAQQSNQYTMQEIVDTGHSFFGETSGGLAKLVERAFESYGLPNGYILGQEGSGAFVAGLTYGEGTLNTKNAGQHSVFWQGPSLGLDWGGQGSRTMMLVYNLPNVDSLYDRFGGVSGSAYIIAGLGMQVNVNRDIVLVPIRTGVGARLGINAGYLKLTRQPTWNPF; translated from the coding sequence ATGGCTATTTCACATCTGGTGACGAAGGTATTGGGGCTCGCCGCAGCGGCGTGCATGACCCTCTTCTTCGCCTTGCCGGCGGCTGCGCAGCAGAGCAACCAGTATACCATGCAGGAGATCGTCGACACCGGTCACAGCTTCTTCGGCGAGACCTCCGGCGGCCTTGCCAAGCTGGTGGAACGCGCCTTCGAATCCTACGGCCTGCCGAACGGCTACATTCTCGGCCAGGAAGGGTCCGGCGCCTTCGTTGCCGGCCTGACCTATGGCGAAGGCACGCTCAACACCAAGAATGCCGGCCAGCACTCCGTCTTCTGGCAGGGTCCCTCGCTCGGCCTCGACTGGGGTGGCCAGGGCAGCCGCACCATGATGCTCGTCTACAACCTGCCGAATGTCGATTCGCTGTACGATCGCTTTGGTGGCGTCTCCGGCTCGGCCTATATCATTGCCGGCCTCGGCATGCAGGTCAACGTCAACCGCGACATCGTGCTCGTGCCGATCCGCACCGGCGTCGGCGCCCGGCTCGGCATCAACGCCGGCTATCTGAAGCTGACGCGCCAGCCCACCTGGAATCCTTTCTGA
- a CDS encoding dihydrofolate reductase family protein → MAKLVFALNQSLDGYVDHTAFAPEPAVFLHFIDDVRGLTGMIYGRRMYDVVRYWDDDRPEWGEAERDYAAAWRSRPKWVVSRSLKSVGPNATLLAEDIEAPIRQLKADRDGEIEVAGPELAKSLTDLGLVDEYRLYLHPVVVGHGKPFFAGPRPPLRLVASDRIGENVIRLTYRPA, encoded by the coding sequence ATGGCGAAGCTCGTATTCGCTCTGAACCAGTCCCTGGACGGCTATGTCGACCACACGGCATTTGCGCCGGAGCCGGCGGTGTTTCTTCATTTCATCGATGACGTACGCGGCCTCACCGGCATGATTTACGGCCGACGGATGTACGACGTGGTGCGCTATTGGGACGACGACCGTCCGGAATGGGGCGAGGCGGAGCGCGACTATGCGGCGGCATGGCGCAGCCGGCCGAAATGGGTCGTGTCGCGCTCGCTCAAATCCGTCGGCCCGAACGCCACGCTTCTTGCCGAAGACATCGAAGCGCCGATACGGCAACTGAAGGCCGACCGCGACGGAGAGATCGAGGTTGCCGGACCCGAACTGGCGAAAAGCCTGACCGATCTCGGCCTCGTCGACGAGTACCGGCTGTATCTCCACCCCGTCGTGGTCGGCCACGGCAAGCCGTTCTTCGCCGGCCCGCGCCCGCCGCTGCGCCTCGTGGCGAGCGACCGCATCGGCGAGAATGTGATCCGGCTGACCTATCGTCCCGCCTGA
- a CDS encoding RNA methyltransferase — translation MAAAPIRIYDPGDPRIAGFVSIRERDLTGRDGLFIAEGTVVLRMLGQGAARGNGFAAEAILLLENRLARLGEVLDAFPESVPVYVAAQPVFDAIAGFNMHRGVLALGRKPAADIGASLLGRLPAASLVLAGCGLSNHDNVGSIFRNAAAFGADAVFLDETSCDPLYRKAIRVSVGSVLTVPFARGLAAEAMLRGLFEAGFEIWGLSPRGEVPVAAIPAACRIALVLGTEGEGLPDSILSSFRTARIPQRPGLDSLNVATASGIALYQIALTMGRVS, via the coding sequence ATGGCCGCCGCGCCGATCCGCATATACGATCCCGGCGATCCGCGCATTGCCGGCTTCGTCTCGATCCGCGAGCGGGACCTGACGGGCCGCGACGGGCTTTTCATTGCCGAAGGCACCGTGGTGCTGCGCATGCTCGGGCAGGGCGCAGCACGAGGCAACGGCTTTGCGGCCGAAGCCATCCTGCTTCTCGAAAACCGGCTGGCCCGGCTTGGCGAGGTGCTCGACGCCTTTCCCGAAAGCGTGCCGGTCTATGTCGCCGCGCAGCCGGTCTTCGATGCGATCGCCGGTTTCAACATGCATCGCGGCGTGCTGGCGCTCGGCCGCAAGCCGGCTGCGGACATCGGCGCCTCGCTGCTCGGCCGGCTGCCGGCGGCGAGCCTCGTCCTGGCCGGCTGCGGCCTTTCCAATCATGACAATGTCGGCTCGATCTTCCGCAACGCCGCCGCCTTCGGCGCGGATGCGGTCTTCCTCGACGAGACGTCCTGCGATCCGCTCTACCGCAAGGCGATCCGCGTCTCCGTCGGCTCCGTGCTGACGGTGCCCTTCGCGCGCGGCCTTGCCGCCGAGGCCATGCTGCGCGGGCTTTTTGAGGCGGGCTTCGAGATCTGGGGGCTTTCGCCGCGCGGCGAGGTACCAGTGGCCGCCATCCCCGCCGCGTGCCGGATCGCGCTCGTGCTGGGGACGGAAGGCGAGGGGCTGCCGGACAGCATCCTTTCCTCGTTCCGCACCGCCCGCATCCCGCAACGTCCCGGCCTCGACAGCCTCAATGTCGCGACGGCAAGCGGCATCGCGCTCTACCAGATCGCCCTGACGATGGGCCGGGTGAGTTAG
- a CDS encoding RluA family pseudouridine synthase, whose amino-acid sequence MTDPFKEAEATRKVLTAPEDAEGRIDAWLAATLAGDYSRSRIKALIEEGAAIVNGAVMTEPKRKVHPGDVIEFTMPAPRDPEPKGEDIPLDVLYEDDDLIVLVKPAGLVVHPAVGNWTGTLVNALIHHCGASLSGIGGVRRPGIVHRLDKETSGVMVVAKNDAAHRHLSDQFADHGRTGPLERAYQAIVWGRPRQIKGTIDAPLGRGADRTKRAVKREDADDAREAITHYEVVERYGETEDGTSLASLVECHLETGRTHQIRVHMAHIGHPLIGDPEYGAAFRTKANRLPDEARKIVNGFRRQALHAFLLQFEHPSTGETMHFEAPPPADMERLIDALRSMEEA is encoded by the coding sequence ATGACCGACCCCTTTAAAGAAGCCGAGGCCACAAGAAAAGTCCTGACCGCGCCGGAAGATGCGGAAGGACGCATCGACGCATGGCTGGCCGCCACGCTTGCCGGCGACTATTCGCGCAGCCGCATCAAGGCGCTGATCGAGGAAGGCGCCGCCATCGTCAACGGCGCGGTGATGACCGAGCCGAAGCGCAAGGTGCATCCTGGCGACGTGATCGAGTTCACCATGCCCGCCCCGCGCGATCCCGAGCCGAAGGGCGAGGACATCCCGCTCGACGTGCTCTACGAGGACGACGACCTGATCGTGCTCGTCAAGCCGGCCGGCCTCGTCGTGCACCCCGCCGTCGGCAACTGGACGGGCACGCTGGTCAATGCCCTCATCCACCATTGCGGGGCGAGCCTTTCCGGCATCGGCGGCGTGCGCCGCCCCGGCATCGTGCACCGGCTGGACAAGGAGACGAGCGGGGTCATGGTCGTCGCCAAGAACGACGCGGCCCACCGCCATCTCTCCGACCAGTTCGCCGACCACGGCCGCACCGGCCCGCTGGAACGCGCCTACCAGGCCATCGTCTGGGGCCGCCCGCGCCAGATCAAGGGCACGATCGACGCCCCGCTCGGTCGCGGCGCCGACCGCACCAAGCGCGCGGTCAAGCGCGAGGATGCGGACGACGCCCGCGAGGCGATCACCCATTACGAGGTGGTGGAGCGCTACGGCGAGACCGAGGACGGCACGAGCCTCGCCTCGCTGGTCGAGTGCCACCTGGAGACCGGCCGCACGCACCAGATCCGCGTGCACATGGCCCATATCGGCCATCCGCTGATCGGCGATCCGGAATATGGCGCGGCCTTCCGCACCAAGGCGAACCGCCTGCCGGACGAGGCGCGAAAGATCGTCAACGGCTTCCGCCGCCAGGCGCTGCATGCCTTCCTCCTCCAGTTCGAGCATCCCTCGACCGGCGAGACCATGCATTTCGAGGCGCCCCCGCCGGCGGACATGGAACGGCTGATCGACGCCTTGCGCAGCATGGAAGAGGCGTAA
- the rpoH gene encoding RNA polymerase sigma factor RpoH, translated as MARNTLPSITAGEGGLNRYLDEIRKFPMLEPQQEYMLAKRYQEHGDRNAAHQLVTSHLRLVAKIAMGYRGYGLPIGEVVSEGNVGLMQAVKKFDPERGFRLATYAMWWIKASIQEYILRSWSLVKMGTTANQKRLFFNLRRMKGKIQAIDDGDLRPDQVKEIATKLKVSEDEVVSMNRRLSGDASLNAPIKASEGDSGQWQDWLVDDHDSQEQTLIEQDELETRRGMLARAMSVLNDRERRIFEARRLAEDPVTLEELSSEFDISRERVRQIEVRAFEKVQEAVQKYAAEQARAVRVIEDA; from the coding sequence ATGGCCCGCAATACGCTGCCGTCTATCACGGCCGGAGAAGGTGGTCTCAACCGCTATCTCGATGAAATCCGCAAGTTTCCGATGCTTGAGCCGCAGCAGGAATACATGCTCGCCAAGCGTTACCAGGAGCACGGCGACCGCAACGCCGCCCATCAGCTCGTCACGAGCCACCTTCGTCTCGTGGCCAAGATCGCCATGGGTTATCGCGGCTACGGCCTGCCAATCGGCGAAGTCGTTTCCGAGGGCAATGTCGGCCTGATGCAGGCCGTCAAGAAATTCGACCCGGAACGCGGCTTCCGCCTCGCGACCTATGCCATGTGGTGGATCAAGGCCTCGATCCAGGAATATATCCTGCGGTCCTGGTCGCTGGTGAAGATGGGCACGACCGCCAACCAGAAGCGCCTGTTCTTCAACCTGCGCCGCATGAAGGGCAAGATCCAGGCCATCGACGATGGCGACCTGCGCCCCGACCAGGTGAAGGAAATCGCGACCAAGCTCAAGGTCTCCGAGGACGAAGTCGTCTCGATGAACCGCCGCCTGTCCGGCGACGCCTCGCTGAACGCGCCCATCAAGGCGTCCGAAGGCGACAGCGGCCAATGGCAGGACTGGCTCGTCGACGACCACGACAGCCAGGAACAGACCCTGATCGAACAGGACGAGCTGGAAACGCGCCGCGGCATGCTGGCCCGCGCGATGAGCGTCCTCAATGATCGCGAGCGCCGCATCTTCGAGGCCCGCCGTCTCGCCGAGGACCCGGTCACGCTGGAAGAGCTTTCCAGCGAGTTCGACATCAGCCGCGAGCGCGTGCGCCAGATCGAGGTGCGCGCCTTCGAGAAGGTGCAGGAAGCCGTGCAGAAATACGCGGCCGAACAGGCCCGCGCTGTCCGCGTCATCGAAGACGCATAA
- a CDS encoding adenylosuccinate synthase has protein sequence MASVVVVGSQWGDEGKGKIVDWLSERAEVIVRYQGGHNAGHTLVINGISYKLALLPSGLVRGKLSVIGNGVVVDPHHFVAEVEKLRAQGVAVTPEVLRIADNAPLILSLHRDLDALREDAASSNGTKIGTTRRGIGPAYEDKVGRRAIRVIDLAEPETLRPKIERLLTHHNALRRGMGLAEISVQSIEEELTSVAAQILPYVDRVWDVLDKHRKSGARILFEGAQGALLDNDHGTYPFVTSSNTVAGQAAAGSGLGPTAISYVLGITKAYTTRVGEGPFPCELDDEIGKHLATVGREVGVNTGRPRRCGWFDAVLVRQTVKTNGISGIALTKLDVLDGLDELKICVGYKLDGKEIDYLPASQSQQARVEPIYVTLEGWKESTVGARSWADLPAQAIKYVRQVEELIGAPVALLSTSPERDDTILVTDPFED, from the coding sequence ATGGCAAGTGTCGTAGTTGTCGGTTCGCAGTGGGGTGACGAAGGCAAGGGCAAGATTGTCGACTGGCTTTCGGAACGGGCGGAGGTGATCGTTCGTTACCAGGGCGGCCACAATGCCGGTCATACGCTCGTCATCAACGGCATCAGCTACAAGCTGGCCCTGCTTCCGTCCGGTCTTGTGCGCGGAAAGCTCAGCGTCATCGGCAACGGCGTCGTCGTCGATCCTCACCATTTCGTCGCGGAAGTGGAAAAGCTGCGCGCGCAGGGCGTCGCCGTGACGCCGGAGGTGCTGCGCATCGCCGACAACGCGCCGCTCATCCTGTCGCTGCACCGCGATCTCGACGCGCTGCGCGAGGACGCTGCTTCCAGCAACGGCACCAAGATCGGCACGACCCGCCGCGGCATCGGCCCGGCCTATGAGGACAAGGTTGGCCGACGCGCCATCCGCGTGATCGACCTTGCCGAACCGGAGACGCTGCGGCCGAAGATCGAGCGCCTGCTGACGCACCACAATGCGCTGCGCCGGGGCATGGGCCTTGCCGAAATTTCCGTCCAATCCATCGAGGAGGAACTGACCTCCGTCGCCGCGCAGATCCTGCCCTATGTCGACCGGGTCTGGGATGTTCTCGACAAGCACCGCAAGTCCGGCGCGCGCATCCTCTTCGAAGGCGCGCAGGGCGCGTTGCTCGACAACGACCACGGCACCTATCCGTTCGTGACGTCCTCCAACACGGTTGCCGGGCAGGCGGCCGCCGGTTCGGGCCTCGGCCCGACGGCGATCAGCTATGTGCTGGGCATCACCAAGGCTTATACGACCCGCGTGGGCGAAGGCCCGTTCCCCTGTGAGCTGGATGACGAGATCGGCAAGCATCTTGCGACCGTGGGCCGCGAGGTCGGCGTCAATACCGGCCGCCCGCGCCGTTGCGGCTGGTTCGATGCCGTGCTGGTACGCCAGACGGTCAAGACCAACGGCATCAGCGGCATCGCGCTCACCAAGCTCGACGTTCTCGACGGGCTGGACGAATTGAAAATCTGCGTCGGCTACAAGCTGGATGGTAAGGAGATCGACTACCTGCCGGCGAGCCAGAGCCAGCAGGCCCGCGTCGAGCCGATCTATGTCACGCTCGAAGGCTGGAAGGAATCGACGGTCGGCGCGCGCAGCTGGGCGGACCTGCCGGCCCAGGCGATCAAGTATGTCCGCCAGGTCGAAGAGTTGATCGGCGCCCCGGTCGCCCTGCTTTCGACCAGCCCGGAGCGCGACGACACCATACTTGTGACCGACCCGTTTGAGGACTAA
- a CDS encoding DMT family transporter encodes MNSRAYIYLSVTTLFWGANSVAGKLAVGHVSPMVLTTFRWIVALLVILAFMLPQVKRDWPKIRRHWLQLLLYGVFGFTAFNALLYTAVGYTSAINAVIEQAGIPMLIFVFNFLLFRIQASLAQVLGFTVTLVGVLLTAAHGEFSALAELQFNFGDALMLVACIVYAGYTVSLRWKPELHWQSFIAAPAFGALLSAIPLFIWELSRGAAIFPDATGWGVVLYAGIFPSLLSQVLYVRGVEMIGANRAGLFINAIPVFGTILSVLLLGETIQLFHVLALLLVLGGIAVAEWGRPSEKNG; translated from the coding sequence TTGAACAGCAGAGCCTATATCTATCTGTCCGTCACCACGCTTTTCTGGGGCGCGAACTCGGTTGCCGGCAAGCTTGCCGTCGGCCATGTCAGCCCGATGGTGCTGACGACCTTCCGCTGGATCGTGGCCCTTCTCGTCATCCTCGCCTTCATGCTGCCGCAGGTGAAGCGCGACTGGCCGAAGATCCGCCGCCACTGGCTGCAGCTCCTGCTCTACGGCGTCTTCGGCTTCACGGCCTTCAACGCCCTGCTCTACACCGCCGTCGGCTATACCAGCGCCATCAATGCGGTCATCGAGCAGGCCGGCATTCCCATGCTGATCTTCGTCTTCAACTTCCTGCTCTTCCGCATCCAGGCATCGCTCGCGCAGGTTCTCGGCTTTACCGTGACCCTTGTCGGCGTGCTATTAACAGCCGCTCATGGCGAATTCTCGGCACTGGCGGAACTTCAGTTCAATTTCGGCGACGCCCTGATGCTCGTCGCCTGCATCGTCTATGCCGGCTATACCGTATCGCTGCGCTGGAAGCCGGAACTGCACTGGCAGAGCTTCATCGCCGCCCCCGCCTTCGGCGCCCTCCTCAGCGCCATCCCGCTTTTCATCTGGGAACTGTCGCGCGGCGCGGCCATCTTCCCGGACGCCACCGGCTGGGGCGTCGTGCTCTATGCCGGCATCTTCCCCTCCCTGCTCTCGCAGGTGCTCTATGTGCGGGGCGTCGAGATGATCGGCGCGAACCGCGCCGGCCTCTTCATCAACGCCATTCCCGTTTTCGGCACCATCCTCTCCGTCCTTTTGCTCGGCGAGACGATCCAGCTCTTCCATGTCCTCGCCCTTCTCCTCGTCCTCGGCGGCATCGCTGTCGCCGAATGGGGCCGGCCGAGCGAAAAGAACGGCTGA